Part of the Syntrophorhabdaceae bacterium genome, AAGGAGATAAAAAAAGAAATTTATCTAATCAGGGTATTACAAAGGGGCCCTCAGGCAGCTCCTGGCAGACCTTTCACGCCAAAATCCAGGTACAAGAAAAAGTTTTAAAGGAGGAGGTCATGAAAAAACAGGAAATTGTTGAAATGACCAGGATAGGAAGCCGCTGGCTACCAGAGGTTCCTGAGACAGGTAAACTTCCAAAAATAATAACAGGAGGTAATGCCATGACAACAGTAGTGAAGTTCATTAATGTGCGTGTTCCAGGGACAGACAGAGACATTGCCAGCCACGACCTGGCTGTCCGGCCCGGCACCCGCGCCTGCGATGTACTCCGGGAAATCGGCCTGCAGGGGTACCAGCTCAGCAGAGGAGGCGAAAAGGCATTCAGGCCAGAAACCGAGCTTTTCGGGGTTGTTGCGGATGGAGAAATCCTCTTTGCCTCACCTGCGGATATGAGCGCCGGGAAAATTTATCGAGAAGTGCCAAGGGGCATCGCGCCCCTTATGGAATCCCGGGGCTGGAGGAAAACAAGCGACGGCTGGGAAGGGTTTTTTCAAACAAAGCAGAGAAGCTATCCTGGATATATTCGGGTTGGGGCAGATGGTTCAAGGCAGTATTTTGTGATGAACCCTCCGGACAACATCCCGCATTATGCCTGCCTGCATCCTTGCGGCAATAACTGGTTTATCATTCATTGGAATCGCGCGCCACAGGATCTAAACAGCTTTATCTTGTTCATTGAAGACTGGCTCTCTGCATGAGGAGGGATGACCAATGGATACAAACTTGATAAATGTTGCGATACAACGAGCTTTTCTGGAGAAGCAGCTCCGGACCGATACAGAAGGCATTCTAGAGCACATGCTCGGTCACGACATGCAGTCAGCAAGGCTCCGCTACGAGAAGGCATGCTTGCTTTCTAGTGTTCACCAGGATCTCTGCCACATTTTGGGTGATCCTGCTCCAGAGTATATTGTGAGTTCTCTATTTCTTGTCCAATCTCACAGGGTCCTGGCCAGCTGTCCTGATGAGAACATGCTCATAGCCACTGGTAAGGATTTTGGCCCGGTGAAAATCATCGACACCCAGGTTAGTGTTGAGGTCTCAGAGCAGTCAAAGGTCTTTGTGAGGGCAGATTCTGACTCTCTTGGTAAAGCTCTCTGCTCGTTGGATGACTATGGCCATAAGCTGCTCGCATGGTTCCATAGCCACCCTGGTACCGGCCCTGCCTCTGTTAATCCATCAGCTACAGACCTTGATACCCAGAACAGGCTGGAGCGAGGCGGATATCCTGTTGTCGGCGGAATTTTTTCCCGTGATGGCTATGTCAGGTTTTTCTCAATCAAAAACCGGTTTTCCTCTATCCGGATTTACGGGAAACTTGTGGAGAAAAAAGATGAGACCACCTTTCATATCAAGAAAGCCTATTAGGATTGAGACCCCTGGAGTAGCGCCTGCCCATGGCATAAGCGCCACTTGCAGGCAGGAAATGGTCCCTGGCATAACCCAAGGCCTGCTCGCAGGTGCCAGTGTTGTGATGGTCGGAGCAGGTGCCCTCGGTGGGGAGATAAGCGAAGCCCTCATTAGGATGGGCATCGGCAGGCTCACCATACTGGACGGAGATGTCGTGCACATCAGCAACCTCGCGCGCCAGAAATTCTTTGTGAGAGACCTGGAAAAAAACAAGGCAATCAGGATATGCAAAAATCTTGCAGGCCAGGCAACAGCTATGTCTGTTCTGGTCGGAATTCCCATGAGCTTTGAGGAAGCTGTTGCTAGCGGCCAGGAACTTGGCTGCAGCGTTTCCGTGGTCGCTGTTGACAACGACGCAGCCCGGGCCTATGCCTCAAAATTCTTCAGGGAACGCAATACTCCTCTGGTTATAACAGGTGTAAGCAAAGACGCAGATAGAGGCTATGTCTTTATCCAGGATGCCACTGGGAGCCCGTGCATTGCCTGCCTTATGCCCGAAGTGGTGACAAACAAAGAAATCAATGCCTGCGTGCCTGGCGTCATCGATATCTCGAAGATCATTTCTGGCTATGCCTGCTTTGGCGTTGTAAGCCTCATCACAGGGCGAAGGGCGCACTGGAACTACCGGCAGCTCTCAATATCTGGGGCTATCCCGGAAGTCATCACGATGATTGCAAAAGACCCTAATTGTGAACTCTGCGGAGGATAAAATGTACACAAATACCGAAAACCAGAAATACCCTCCACCGCCGCCTGGAGGCGGAGGTGCAAGCAGCAATGCAGCAAGGCTGCAGCCGCCCATATCGGATGCTGCCCCTATTTCGCCCAATCAGTCCTGGGCAGAGAAAAAGTGTTGGCTAACAATAGCAAGAGGCCTGTGGGTGCTCGGCATCGCCGTTGTCTATTTGCTTCGTGGTCTCGGTTGTGCCGCATTGGGTGCTGTTTGCGGCGGCATGGCCGGGCTTATTATCGCGGCCCCGATAGCCTTGTTCTCGTTCTTGAGTGGAAGCGGCACAGCAGATGCAGAGCTTGCGTTCAAGGCCTGCTCAACGATAGGAGCAGGAATCGGGTTTCTCTGTGGCTTGATCCCTTGGGATTGAGCAGGTCAGAGAAACCAACTAAATTTTATGGAGGTTAAGATGCGCCAATATGTGGGAGATTCTCAATATCCGCCACCTCCTTCAGGAAGGACGGAGCGACCCCAAAATATTCCAGGTGCCACTGCCGGACGCCAGCATCATTCTCGTCAGGAAATTATGAGGGGATGGAATCCCATGCAGAAAATCCTGTTCGACATCTGCCGAATCCTTGTCCTTTTATTTGCAGGCTTCATATATGCAATCAGGGGTGTCATTTACGGCGGCATGGCCGGAATTCTCATCAGCCTGCATTATCTAATCTACGTGTGGCTCGCAGGCGGCGACCCGTGGGCAACAGCTCAAGTCTTTAAGGCATCTCTCATCATCTCAGCCATCAGCGGCTATCTTTACCCTTTTGTCGTGTATTGGAAATTGGACTTTCCCGGCTCACTTTTGTCCAGCATCACAATAAAAATGCTGAGGGCAAAAATATTCTCGTGATGACGCGAATGAATGCGTTTTGAGTAGGCTCAAGCATAGGAGGGGAAAATGAATGCTAATAAGGGCATAAGCGAGTTCTTGGATTCGGTAAGCCGTGTGACTATGCGTCTCTCTGTGATCACGGCGAACCTCATTAAGATCGCGGCCACAATAGTTGCTTTTTATCTGATCCTGCGGCTGGCCGCGGGAATTTTCGATTTCGGGGCCGCCTTGTTCAAAACACTCCCGCAATGGCCTCGTTAGGAGGGCGTTATGCCAGACA contains:
- a CDS encoding ThiF family adenylyltransferase, producing MVPGITQGLLAGASVVMVGAGALGGEISEALIRMGIGRLTILDGDVVHISNLARQKFFVRDLEKNKAIRICKNLAGQATAMSVLVGIPMSFEEAVASGQELGCSVSVVAVDNDAARAYASKFFRERNTPLVITGVSKDADRGYVFIQDATGSPCIACLMPEVVTNKEINACVPGVIDISKIISGYACFGVVSLITGRRAHWNYRQLSISGAIPEVITMIAKDPNCELCGG